The Microcystis aeruginosa NIES-843 sequence CGCCTTAAGTATGGCACGATTTTTGAAAAATGGTATAAAAAGTATAAATGTCAATCGATCGACTTAAATCTTAAACTAAATAATCAACCCCGAATCGCCCGGTATTGGAGGAACAAAACAACTCGTGACTATAACTGATTTAATCCAAAAAGGCGGAGTGGCCATGTGGCCGCTGCTTTTTCTGTCTATTTTAGCTCTTAGCACTATTATCGAACGAATTTGGTTTTGGAGTCGTACTCTCCTCAGTGAGGGCCAGATTTTAAATCGCATTATGGAATCCGCCATCCGTAACTGGGATTTGGCGGCAAAAGTCGCTGGAGATTCCCGCAATCACCCCATTGGTAGCTATCTCTACGCACCCCTGCGCTTAGAAAATCCAGATCCAGAGGTTTTTCACTTTGCCCTCGAATCGGCTGCCGATGAACAATTATCCCTAATGAAACGGGGCGATAAAATCCTTGAGGCAGTCATTGCCCTTTCTCCCCTGTTAGGATTATTAGGGACGGTACTCGGTTTAATTACCTCTTTGGCCAATATTCAATTAAGTGACCTGGGAACTTCCTCGACGGCGGGAGTAACTTTAGGTATTAGTGAAGCTTTAATTTCCACCGCTACCGGCTTAATTGTCGCTATTTTTAGCCTCGCTTTCTATCGTGTTTTTCAGGGACTCTGGTTCAATCAAGCCCGAATTTTTCGCAAGGCCGGCAGTGATTTAGAAATTATCTACCGCCAACGCTGGTTACACCAAGAAGACCAACAATACGCCCTCAGTGCTAACCTAGAAAAACCTCTCGATCGCTAAATCTCTCCCTTATCAAGCATGGCCGAAACTAAATCTCTTAACCACAAAAAGCCAAAAAGTAGCCATATTACGGCTCGTCCGCTCAAATTATGGCATGATCAACACCGCATTCAAGAGGATGTGCAGGTTAATATCATTCCCTTGATCGATGTAATTTTCTGTATTCTCACTTTCTTTATTCTCGGTGCAGTGGGATTATCTCGCCAACAGGCTATCAGTCTCGATTTACCGAAAGCTAGTACCGCCACCACCCCGATGCGGGAAATGTTGGTGGTTAGTCTCGATGATTTCGGACAACTCTACGTCGAAAAACAAATGGTGACTCGCGCCCAGTTGTTCGAGGCGATCAAGAATTATCATCAATATAGTCCCAATGGACTGATGGTACTGAATGCCTCCAGAAATGCCAGTTATAACGAAGTGGTTGGGGTTTTAGACCTACTGCGACAGGTAGGCGGTGATCGTGTGGCTTTAGCGACTCTATCGGGGGAGGCTAATAATCCCACCCTGGAAAATAGCAATCCTTTGCCCAATTTGCCGACTAATCCCACCTTGCCCAGTTTACCCAATCCTCTGGGCAGCAATTAACTAGGAATGGATGCGATAGCTGAGTAATTGTTCTTCGAGGGCGGCAATGCGATTGTAGGCCGCCGTCAATTGTGCCGTTAATCGGCGAATTTGGATTTCATCGGCAAAAGAATTATCGCCATTGACAGCTGGGGCTTGTTTGCCACCGTGATCCCGGAGAATATCTTTATGATCGTAGAGGCTATTATCGGATAACTCGGAAAAACCGACCATTTCCAGGGATTCTCGCCTGGAATGACTCGATTTATCCCCAGCTAGGATAGCAATTTGCTGGCTGAGGCTTTCGACAATATCCTGTAGACGCTCGACTTTCTGCTCAAGACTGATAATCTGTTGTTGTAGTCCATTCATGCAATTACCTAGGGATAAAGGAGGTTTCCCCTCTATGCTAGGCTCTGGAGGAAATGGGCTATAACAATTTCTGATTGATTTAACGATCCCTTTACTGCCCTTAACGAAAATATGGCACGGGAAGTCCCCACACGAGACCGAAGCAGGATGGGGATGTGCCGAGTGCCTCCTTTCCCCTTGATCAAAACCTATGCCACAACAAGGACTTAAGCATATTTTGAGACTTTTTAGAATGAAATAGCCCTGGCATCGGTAATCGCACTCGACATAAAAATTAGCTCACCAATCTAGATAAAATTTCTCGATGAATTAAAGCTCGATCGATTAAAAAATGTTTGCGATCGCTGGTTAATCCCTCTCCATTGGCATAAAAATCAATCCAAGTGGTACTAATATCATTAACTGCCTCTGGTAACTGATCTAATTCCCAACCCGGCATCGGTACTTCGGCAATTAATCGCGACACTTTCGGATCATAACTCAGGGCAAAACAACGACAATCTTCTGCTGCGGCCATAATTAAACTATGAAAGCGCATTCCGATCACCATTTCTACCCCGCGAAATAAGCCTTTTAACTGTCTTGGATCCTCTAAACTAATGATTTTATGATTTTCCCTTAATTGACAGGCTACAGCTTCACAAAGGGGCAAATCCCGCGACTTTTGAAAAGGGACTAAGAGAATAAACGCCCCCGTACTGATTTGTAAATCAATTAAAGCTTGGGTTAATTTATCTAATTTTGCCGGGGTTAATAGGGGATGGGGACGTAAATTGACGGCGATTCTTGGGGCGGGTAAATCCGATAATCCCTTGACTGATTGAGCGTCTAAAGCCCATACTGGATCGGGGGCAACAATGGGATGAATACCCCAATTGGCGACTAAATGAGCCGAAGTATCATCGCGCACACTAACTAAACTACATTTTTGTAAAACTTTTTTGGTTAACCAACGGGTAAAAGGTCTATTTAATGGTCCAATTCCCTGCCCCCAAGCAATAGTTTTTAAGCCCAATAATTGAGCAAGAGCCATTAAACCACCGTAATAAATTGGACTGGCAAAACTGGTGACATCCTGCATTAAACTGCCGCCACCCCAGATAAATATATCCGCTTTTTTCATAGTTTGAAAAACTTGCCACCAATCCCTACTAGGACAGGCTTCCACTCCATAACGTTGACTGGTTTCTCTGGGATTATTTGACAAAACAATAGGTTTAATTGCTGAGGGCAACATCTGCAATAGAGACACTAATAATGCCTCATCTCCTCCGTTTCCTCTCCCATAATATCCACAAATTACTGCACGCATATATCAGTTATCAGTTATCAGTTATCAGTTATCAGTTCTCAGTTGTCAGTCAGAAAAAGGCAAGAGTCAAAAGGCAAAAGGCAAAAGTATGGTAAATTTGTCTCCTGTCTCCTGTCTCCTGTCTCCTTTGTCCTCTTTGTTACTTTTTTCTTGAAAAATGTCCCTTAGTTTCTTAAGTTATGCTGTCAGCTACAAGTTAGCAGTGACCAGTTTTATTGGATTGCAGTTATCAGTTTATCTATTTTATTATTCCCACTCATAACTAATAGCTTAAACCTGATCAGTGATCACTGATCACTGATTTAGTCGTCCATTTGCCAGGGTTCGGTGATGTTTTTTTCATCGAGGATATTTTTGGCTCTTAAAATCAAGACCAATTGACCTAGGATGGTGACATCGGGGGGACTATCAAACCATTGTAAAGAGACGGAATTATCTCTCTCTACTAGATAATAATTGTTCACGTCCCATTCAGCCAAAACTCGATCGATTACTAATAACACTTCCTCAGACCTAGTGGCAATCGATCGAGGTAATTGATCGCTAGGCCATAAAATCGCTACAGGATCGATCGCTTTGAGAATTGCTTGCCAACCGGGGAGAGGCACGATTGTTTGTTTATCCCCCACCGTTACCAGTCGAAAAGGTTCCTCGACGCTCAAACTTTCTGTGTGTTTTATATCAGTTACTGTCACCGGAAATCTTCCCACTAAAGGAATAATTCGGGCTAATTCGTCCTCATCCTGTAAACGATGGACGGGTAGCAACGGTGCGCTACGGGAGGGAGTAACGGTAAAATCTTGTAGTAAAGACTCGATCGCCTGTCTGGCCGAGTCAGAATGGGCAAATTTCAACCCTTTAGCGATTAATTTCGCTCTTTCGGCTAAATCTCGCTTTTGTTTGCCCCGTTTCCAACACTGGTAAGCGATCGCATCTCCAGGATGACGGGTAAATTCACTGGGAATCTGGGATAAACGGGAAAAATCTTGGATAGCTTTGGCGATATCGTGTGCTTCAGCCACCTCAATCCTTTTTTCTGCCGCTAATTTCGCTGCCCCTAGTCTTTGTTCTTGGTTGAGAATCCGCAATTCGTATAGCACATCA is a genomic window containing:
- a CDS encoding MotA/TolQ/ExbB proton channel family protein produces the protein MWPLLFLSILALSTIIERIWFWSRTLLSEGQILNRIMESAIRNWDLAAKVAGDSRNHPIGSYLYAPLRLENPDPEVFHFALESAADEQLSLMKRGDKILEAVIALSPLLGLLGTVLGLITSLANIQLSDLGTSSTAGVTLGISEALISTATGLIVAIFSLAFYRVFQGLWFNQARIFRKAGSDLEIIYRQRWLHQEDQQYALSANLEKPLDR
- a CDS encoding ExbD/TolR family protein, which gives rise to MAETKSLNHKKPKSSHITARPLKLWHDQHRIQEDVQVNIIPLIDVIFCILTFFILGAVGLSRQQAISLDLPKASTATTPMREMLVVSLDDFGQLYVEKQMVTRAQLFEAIKNYHQYSPNGLMVLNASRNASYNEVVGVLDLLRQVGGDRVALATLSGEANNPTLENSNPLPNLPTNPTLPSLPNPLGSN
- the csaB gene encoding polysaccharide pyruvyl transferase CsaB, translating into MRAVICGYYGRGNGGDEALLVSLLQMLPSAIKPIVLSNNPRETSQRYGVEACPSRDWWQVFQTMKKADIFIWGGGSLMQDVTSFASPIYYGGLMALAQLLGLKTIAWGQGIGPLNRPFTRWLTKKVLQKCSLVSVRDDTSAHLVANWGIHPIVAPDPVWALDAQSVKGLSDLPAPRIAVNLRPHPLLTPAKLDKLTQALIDLQISTGAFILLVPFQKSRDLPLCEAVACQLRENHKIISLEDPRQLKGLFRGVEMVIGMRFHSLIMAAAEDCRCFALSYDPKVSRLIAEVPMPGWELDQLPEAVNDISTTWIDFYANGEGLTSDRKHFLIDRALIHREILSRLVS
- a CDS encoding RuBisCO accumulation factor 1 codes for the protein MTEQPRSTDDRISETEATELMRSLLHKEGNWVNWGQKCQKLQKAGYDSQLIFEQTGFQNAQQNLIIVAAQVFESLIKAGAAEDLLSYYIGPRSDVLYELRILNQEQRLGAAKLAAEKRIEVAEAHDIAKAIQDFSRLSQIPSEFTRHPGDAIAYQCWKRGKQKRDLAERAKLIAKGLKFAHSDSARQAIESLLQDFTVTPSRSAPLLPVHRLQDEDELARIIPLVGRFPVTVTDIKHTESLSVEEPFRLVTVGDKQTIVPLPGWQAILKAIDPVAILWPSDQLPRSIATRSEEVLLVIDRVLAEWDVNNYYLVERDNSVSLQWFDSPPDVTILGQLVLILRAKNILDEKNITEPWQMDD